TGCGGGGCCAGAGGCGGCGGGCGTACGGCTCGAGCGCGATGTAGAACAGCCAGACGAGGCCGACGCGATACATCGCGTAGGCCAGGTGCCCGACGAAGAGGACCACCTCATGCTCCGGCGGCAGGTGGTGCGCCCCGAGAATCCAGAGAAGGCGGATCCCTCCCAGGTACAGAGCGAACCGCAGAGCGGTCCGCCGGTCGCCCCGGCCGTTCCGGATATTGCGCACCGCAAGGAACACGGCGCCGGTCAGCACGATGAGGAACGCCCCCGCCTCGAAGATCGCGGAGGCCCGTCGTTCGGCATGGGGCTCCGACCCATCGGGCACGGAAGCCCGGCTCCAGGGCTCGAAGATCCGGAACCAGACCGGCCGGCCCTGAAAGGACGCGGCCTCGACGTGGATCGGCACGTCCGGCGCGTCAGGATAGGTCCCGTCCCAGGCGACCCGGCGATCGGCGTAGACGGGGGGCGACCAGGACGCGCCGGCCTCCCGCAGCGCCGCCGTTCCCAGTCCCGCCGCCCCGAGAATCGGACCCCAGTCGGGGCCGGCGGGCGCCTCCCCGGGGTCCTGGCGCTCCGGAGGAACGGCCGTCAGCGCCTGCAGGCGGCCCTCGGGGTCGAGGGCAATCTGCAGCATGTCGGGCAGGTTGTTCGGCGGATCGGCGAACCAGTCCCCCGTGCTCGCCGGGGAGTGCCGCACCAGGGGACGGGGGCTTTGCCGGTACCAGAAGAGCAGCCCGGCGGGCCGGCTGCGACGGAGCGGCCCCCACGGGTCGATCCGCGGTCCCGATTCCTGCAGGTGCCGAAGTAGATCCTCGTTGCGCTCGAAGGCGCCGATGCTGTCGGCCGGCGCGCTGTCGTAGCCCGCGACGCGCGCGATCTCCCGCGCCCGCTCGATGAGCGCGTCGGGCGGCTTCCTGAGGGGGACGAGATTCACGAGCCCCGTCTGCTCCCCCAGGAAGACGACGAGCCCCGTGCCGAGCACCATCGCGGCGAGGCCCGCCCAGGCGAGGGCCGGACTCAACCCTGAGCTCTGCCCTGCCTCGGCCAGAAGCTCCGGGGACGGGGTCTCGCCGGCCGCGAGGGCGGCCCCGATCGGGTCCCCTCCCGGCAGGGCGGCCGCCACCGCGAGGGCCGACGCGGGGCGGAGAGCCGGATCCGTCTCGAGACAGCGCAGGATCACCCGCTCGACCGCGGGGTCGAGCCCGTCGACCAGACTGGCCGGGCTCGCCGGCGTCGAATCGCGCCGACGCGACAGCTCCTCCGGCGTGCGCGCCTCGAACGCGGGCTTGCCCGTGAACAGCTCGTAGAGCACCAGCCCCAGGGCGTAGACGTCGCTCCGGACGGTCACCTCCCGCCCCGCGTGCTGCTCCGGCGCCATGTAGGCCGGTGTCCCGGCCCGCACCTGCGGCCCCTGAATCTCCGCCGCGAGGCCGGCCAGCCCGAAGTCGGTCACCTTCACCTGCCCGCGGCCGTCGATCATGACGTTGGCCGGCTTCAGATCGCGGTGCAGGATCCCCTGCTCGTGCGCCGCGGCCAGTCCCCCGCAGAGCTGTCGGGCCACGCGAATCGCCCGATCGAGCGGGAACCGTCCGATCCGCCGCAGGAGCGAGGCGAGGTTTTCTCCGTCGACGTACTCCATCGACAGGAACTGCTGGCCGTCGGCCTCGCCGATGTCGTGGACGCGGCAGACGTTCCGGTGGGTCACCCGCAGCGCCAGACGCACTTCGTTCAGGAAACGCCCCTGCCTTCCGGGCTCCGCCTCGAGCTCCTGAGGCAGGAACTTCAGCGCGACCGGGTCCCCAGCTTCAGATCGTCGGCGCGATACACCTCCCCCATTCCTCCGCGGCCCAGGAGCCCGACGATGCGGTAGCGGCCGGCGAGCAGCGTGCCGGGGAGGAACCGCTCGGGCCTCGAGGTCCCCTGCGATCCCGCCTCCTGCATGTGTGTCCGCGTGGGGGTTTCTGACCGGGATTCGAGCGGCGCGCCGCAGATGAGACAGAAGCGGCTGGTTTCGGGGATGTCGCTCGCGCACGACTGGCAGCGCATCGATCGGTCCCTCGAGGGGTGTCGGCGGCGGAAGAGTACCACGCCCGGACCGCGTGGTGGCCCGCTCGCGGCCGCGCCGTGGAAGAGCCCGAGGGAGGGTGCTAGAATCCCTGCCTCTCGAGGGGAGGTCGGTGGACGTGCGGTTTCGATTCGTGGCGGTGGGGATGCTCCTGTCCTGCCTCGCCTCCTTCGTTCCTCCGCTGGCGGCCCGCGGCGGAACCGCCTGCGCCATGG
This window of the Candidatus Polarisedimenticolia bacterium genome carries:
- a CDS encoding serine/threonine-protein kinase, whose translation is MKFLPQELEAEPGRQGRFLNEVRLALRVTHRNVCRVHDIGEADGQQFLSMEYVDGENLASLLRRIGRFPLDRAIRVARQLCGGLAAAHEQGILHRDLKPANVMIDGRGQVKVTDFGLAGLAAEIQGPQVRAGTPAYMAPEQHAGREVTVRSDVYALGLVLYELFTGKPAFEARTPEELSRRRDSTPASPASLVDGLDPAVERVILRCLETDPALRPASALAVAAALPGGDPIGAALAAGETPSPELLAEAGQSSGLSPALAWAGLAAMVLGTGLVVFLGEQTGLVNLVPLRKPPDALIERAREIARVAGYDSAPADSIGAFERNEDLLRHLQESGPRIDPWGPLRRSRPAGLLFWYRQSPRPLVRHSPASTGDWFADPPNNLPDMLQIALDPEGRLQALTAVPPERQDPGEAPAGPDWGPILGAAGLGTAALREAGASWSPPVYADRRVAWDGTYPDAPDVPIHVEAASFQGRPVWFRIFEPWSRASVPDGSEPHAERRASAIFEAGAFLIVLTGAVFLAVRNIRNGRGDRRTALRFALYLGGIRLLWILGAHHLPPEHEVVLFVGHLAYAMYRVGLVWLFYIALEPYARRLWPRMLVSWVRLFGGRSRDPLVGRDLLVGAVFGVVFALNIRMLQWLPGRLGLPSVPPFADLWSLEALRGLRHAVTATLAMHTTSVLTNFMPVMLFLVLRLLFRRSWPAILLVSLVGAMIFYPGAGSLAMYAGFMAGTMSLFWILLLRFGLLSTITCISIGDLLAQTPMTFDLSSWRAGAGLPALVVILGATVWAFRIAVAGRPLFRDTILEAEVPASH